Proteins encoded within one genomic window of Thunnus maccoyii chromosome 22, fThuMac1.1, whole genome shotgun sequence:
- the ndrg2 gene encoding protein NDRG2 codes for MTTEMQEIAITEDKPLLTGQADSTKDAELAARILLDQGQEQSIETPHGVLHVTLHGTRTTRRPAILTFHDVGLDSKSCFSTLFKFEEMQEIVKNFTLIHVDAPGQEEGAAAYPTGYQYPSMDTIAEMIPAVLQFFNFRTVIGVGVGAGAYILSKFTLANPDSVEGLVLVNIDTNARGWIDWAAQKLSSVTSSLTEQILCHLFSQDELSSNTDLVQSHRERISKASNLVNIELLWKTYNSRRDLNIDRNSTFKCPVMLVVGDQAPYEDAAVECNSKLDPTTTSFLKMADAGGLPQLTQPAKLTEAFKYFIQGMGYMASSCMTRLSRSRTTSLSSSYSMDGSRSRSRTLSQGSQGGQMPPSPSQTMEVSC; via the exons ATGACAACGGAAATGCAGGAGATCGCCATCACAGAGGACAAGCCTTTACTCACGGGTCAGGCTGATTCCACCAAG GATGCTGAACTGGCAGCCAGGATACTCCTGGACCAAGGACAG GAGCAGAGTATTGAGACCCCTCATGGCGTTCTGCATGTGACCCTCCACGGCACACGAACCACCCGCAGGCCTGCTATCCTCACCTTCCACGATGTGGGTCTGGACA GTAAGAGCTGCTTCTCCACTTTGTTTAAGTTTGAGGAGATGCAGGAGATTGTCAAGAATTTCACCTTGATTCATGTTGATGCTCCTGGGCAGGAGGAGGGTGCTGCTGCCTACCCCACAGG TTACCAGTATCCCTCCATGGACACCATCGCAGAGATGATCCCTGCCGTCCTGCAGTTTTTCAA CTTCCGTACTGTGATCGGAGTGGGTGTGGGAGCAGGCGCGTACATCCTCTCCAAGTTCACA cTTGCAAACCCAGATTCGGTGGAGGGTCTGGTTCTGGTCAACATCGACACTAACGCCCGAGGATGGATAGACTGGGCCGCTCAGAAG ctcagCTCAGTGACATCCTCCCTCACAGAGCAGATCCTATGCCATCTTTTCAGTCAG GATGAGCTGTCATCAAACACAGATCTAGTGCAGTCTCACAGAGAGCGCATCTCCAAAGCTTCTAATCTGGTCAACATAGAGCTCCTCTGGAAGACTTACAACAg TCGCAGAGACTTGAACATCGACCGCAACAGCACCTTCAA ATGTCCAGTAATGTTGGTGGTGGGTGATCAAGCTCCATACGAGGATGCTGCC GTGGAGTGCAACAGCAAACTGGACCCGACAACAACCTCATTCTTAAAA ATGGCCGATGCCGGTGGTCTCCCCCAGCTGACTCAG CCTGCCAAACTGACTGAGGCTTTCAAGTATTTTATCCAGGGCATGGGCTACA TGGCTTCGTCTTGCATGACCCGCCTGTCCCGTTCCCGcaccacctctctctcctcctcttactCCATGGATGGGTCGCGCTCTCGCTCCCGCACCCTGTCCCAGGGCTCGCAGGGCGGCCAGATGCCGCCCAGCCCTTCCCAAACTATGGAAGTGTCTTgctga